The Nitriliruptor alkaliphilus DSM 45188 genome includes a region encoding these proteins:
- a CDS encoding metal-dependent hydrolase family protein yields the protein MAIRIEATRLLPGRGQSVEEAVLVLDGGTISYAGSRVDAPATDGATRVQVDTVMPGLWDCHVHLLGALGADPTSVTREPLALRGARTTIDLVAALEAGVTSVREAGGLGIHVARAVAEGTIPGPRIYAAGAWLSVTGGHGDLAELPLSWIHQLAVTEPSTRLCDGVDDCITAVREQLREGAEVIKICASGGVMSSRNDPRHQHFTRAELAAIVEVAGLAGRSVMAHCHGTGAMLAAIEAGVRTIEHGTYLDEEVCAAMVERDVLLVPTRLVVREMLAPDPSNDISPEMRAKLVEIDHVHADAMGRAHAAGVRIAMGTDVMVTGRGKPVAWGNHGRELPLMVEFGMSPLEAIESATANGPDTLGERAPLSGQLVAGYDADVIAVAGDPLADVSVLADPGNVTHVWQAGELTHDLASA from the coding sequence GTGGCGATCCGCATCGAGGCGACCCGGTTGCTCCCCGGACGCGGGCAGTCGGTCGAGGAGGCTGTCCTCGTGCTCGATGGCGGGACCATCAGCTACGCCGGCTCGCGCGTCGACGCGCCTGCAACGGACGGGGCGACACGGGTACAGGTCGACACGGTGATGCCTGGCCTGTGGGACTGCCACGTCCACCTGCTCGGCGCGCTCGGTGCAGACCCGACCTCCGTGACCCGGGAGCCGCTCGCCCTGCGGGGCGCCCGGACGACGATCGATCTGGTCGCCGCGCTCGAAGCCGGCGTCACCTCGGTGCGCGAGGCGGGTGGCCTGGGCATCCACGTCGCTCGTGCCGTCGCCGAGGGCACCATCCCCGGGCCACGCATCTACGCCGCCGGCGCCTGGTTGTCGGTCACCGGCGGTCACGGCGACCTCGCCGAGCTGCCGCTGTCCTGGATCCACCAGCTGGCGGTGACCGAGCCGTCGACGCGGCTGTGCGACGGCGTCGACGACTGCATCACCGCCGTGCGCGAACAACTACGTGAGGGCGCCGAGGTCATCAAGATCTGCGCGTCTGGGGGCGTGATGTCGTCGCGCAACGATCCGCGCCACCAGCACTTCACCCGGGCCGAGCTCGCGGCCATCGTCGAGGTCGCCGGGCTGGCGGGCCGCTCGGTGATGGCGCACTGCCACGGGACCGGCGCGATGCTCGCGGCGATCGAGGCCGGGGTACGCACCATCGAGCACGGCACCTACCTCGACGAGGAGGTGTGTGCCGCGATGGTCGAGCGCGACGTGCTGCTCGTCCCGACCCGCCTGGTGGTTCGTGAGATGCTCGCTCCGGACCCGTCGAACGACATCTCCCCGGAGATGCGCGCCAAGCTCGTCGAGATCGACCACGTCCACGCCGACGCGATGGGCCGCGCGCACGCCGCTGGGGTCCGCATCGCGATGGGCACGGACGTGATGGTGACCGGGCGCGGCAAGCCGGTCGCGTGGGGCAACCACGGCCGCGAGCTGCCGCTGATGGTCGAGTTCGGGATGAGCCCGCTCGAGGCGATCGAGTCGGCGACCGCCAACGGTCCGGACACGCTCGGCGAACGTGCGCCGCTCTCGGGCCAGCTGGTCGCCGGGTACGACGCCGACGTCATCGCGGTGGCCGGCGACCCGCTCGCCGACGTGTCCGTGCTGGCCGACCCCGGGAACGTCACCCACGTCTGGCAGGCGGGCGAGCTCACCCACGACCTCGCGTCAGCCTGA
- a CDS encoding potassium channel family protein yields MPLENEGWVLAANLAVWAIFVADYVARLALSTDKRAFFKGNIIDLLAIMPADFFRALRVLRLARLLRVLRAATVVGGVFRDVRGVVTTNGLNWVLTVSLCAVLSGAVVVWAVEPTIDRFPDAAWWSVVTATTVGYGDLAPENPLARVVAVVLMLVGIGTIGMLTGSIATYFIGDQDEDADPDIALSHPQQAG; encoded by the coding sequence CTGCCGCTCGAGAACGAAGGGTGGGTCCTGGCCGCCAACCTGGCGGTGTGGGCGATCTTCGTCGCCGACTACGTCGCCCGGCTGGCTCTGTCGACGGACAAGCGGGCCTTCTTCAAGGGCAACATCATCGACCTGCTCGCGATCATGCCGGCGGACTTCTTCCGCGCCCTGCGTGTCCTGCGGCTGGCACGACTGCTGCGGGTCCTTCGCGCAGCGACAGTCGTCGGCGGTGTCTTCCGCGACGTCCGGGGAGTGGTGACGACCAACGGACTCAACTGGGTCCTGACCGTGTCGCTCTGCGCTGTCCTCTCGGGGGCTGTCGTCGTTTGGGCGGTCGAGCCGACGATCGACCGTTTCCCAGATGCGGCGTGGTGGTCGGTGGTGACGGCGACGACGGTCGGGTACGGGGATCTCGCTCCGGAGAACCCCCTCGCTCGCGTGGTGGCCGTAGTGTTGATGCTGGTCGGCATCGGCACCATCGGGATGCTGACCGGATCGATCGCGACCTACTTCATCGGTGACCAGGACGAGGACGCCGATCCTGATATCGCTCTCTCACATCCGCAACAGGCTGGGTGA
- a CDS encoding LAGLIDADG family homing endonuclease produces MAARDRELLELELEELRPGDFAVIRFGGPWPAASPPLEGFVSSPRYGDQKRIDIPCEMSEELAFFLGAYVSEGHTNHSNWSVVITNAVPEVLLRVAAAVESVFGVQARIVHPATRCSYVAIASKRLVEFIDFLGCGVRSQVKRIPAWVLRASWPHVRAFMEGLFLDAFTAWMGTTPKWGICVGSPGLLDDVQAVLTEPSWV; encoded by the coding sequence GTGGCGGCGCGCGATCGGGAGCTGCTCGAGTTGGAGCTGGAGGAACTGCGACCAGGTGACTTCGCCGTCATCCGGTTCGGCGGTCCTTGGCCTGCTGCGTCACCACCCCTCGAGGGCTTCGTTTCCTCGCCCAGGTACGGCGATCAGAAGCGCATCGACATCCCGTGCGAGATGTCGGAGGAGCTCGCGTTCTTCCTCGGGGCGTACGTGAGCGAAGGGCACACCAACCACAGCAACTGGTCGGTCGTCATCACCAACGCGGTCCCGGAGGTCCTCCTGCGGGTCGCGGCCGCGGTCGAGTCGGTCTTCGGCGTTCAGGCGCGGATCGTGCACCCGGCGACCCGGTGCTCCTACGTGGCCATCGCATCGAAGCGGCTGGTTGAGTTCATCGACTTCCTCGGATGCGGCGTTCGCTCCCAGGTCAAGCGCATCCCGGCGTGGGTTCTGCGGGCGAGCTGGCCGCACGTGCGGGCGTTCATGGAGGGCCTGTTCCTCGATGCCTTCACCGCGTGGATGGGCACGACCCCCAAGTGGGGCATCTGCGTCGGTTCCCCGGGGCTGCTCGACGACGTGCAGGCGGTGTTGACTGAACCGTCCTGGGTCTGA
- a CDS encoding DUF1905 domain-containing protein, with amino-acid sequence MRKDGAFATYIELPGSHEVLGTRRAVKVAGTLDGHPFAATLMPSGEGPHWLPLRQALCKTIGKSSAGEVVDVHVEQRTS; translated from the coding sequence ATCCGCAAGGACGGCGCCTTCGCGACCTACATCGAACTGCCCGGTTCGCACGAGGTGCTCGGCACCCGGCGCGCCGTCAAGGTCGCCGGCACGCTCGATGGGCACCCCTTCGCCGCGACGCTGATGCCGTCCGGAGAAGGCCCCCATTGGCTGCCGCTGCGGCAAGCGCTGTGCAAGACGATCGGCAAGTCGAGCGCCGGCGAAGTGGTCGACGTGCACGTGGAGCAGCGAACGTCGTGA
- a CDS encoding exonuclease domain-containing protein yields MSFWGKLFGTKKPAGTVGTVPHLTPASPQPPPSSPRAATGRFGAVVGDADRIVVVDTETTGVFPSDRVVEVALVTLDLDGRIIDEFDTLIDPRRDVGPTWIHGITASMLTGAPTFEEVCGQLAVRLHGAVVAAHNLPFDARMLASEYGRVGVDVQLRAGLDTLRLTGARLADACSVYGVHLNGAHAALADARATAQLLVALAERCDGFDCLPVVLPTGLALGGRVLRRDPRPGILAPAPYLAQLTAQLHHPERDAKVAAYLDLLDRAMADLHLDGDERHQLVELARELGLNAGETDRAHRRWLGELIETACSDGEVTLAQYDELCRAAHALGIDQALVDARTATFRTSDREVSLQPGTTVCFTGVAIDDDGAELSRELLVAHARRLGLDPVDSVTKSRCQLLVAADTASRSGKAGKARRFEIPIVAARDFLAGTPGGQVPAVATGVSLRETLICQECERAWTRPVQRGRKLERCPDCNPARVSDRPAWPSGPVAVPQSAAPPVTAPKATAANVLHPGPVPVSAAPNTRPPALPPVPPVPPVPTVPATAGVAPSPTRSADEPISGASLVVTVDEDTGVETLRCSACGVHWQRQRVRGRKPHTCFDCR; encoded by the coding sequence GTGAGCTTCTGGGGCAAGCTATTCGGCACGAAGAAGCCGGCGGGCACGGTGGGGACCGTGCCCCACCTAACTCCCGCGTCACCGCAGCCACCCCCATCGTCCCCGCGCGCAGCGACCGGGCGGTTCGGCGCCGTCGTCGGCGACGCCGACCGAATCGTGGTCGTCGATACCGAGACCACCGGCGTGTTCCCCTCCGACCGGGTCGTAGAGGTCGCGCTCGTCACGCTCGACCTCGACGGGCGGATCATCGATGAGTTCGACACGTTGATCGACCCGCGCAGGGACGTGGGCCCGACATGGATCCACGGCATCACCGCCTCGATGCTGACGGGCGCTCCGACATTCGAGGAGGTATGCGGGCAGCTGGCGGTCCGGTTGCACGGGGCGGTGGTCGCCGCTCACAACCTTCCGTTCGACGCTCGGATGCTGGCAAGCGAGTACGGACGGGTTGGTGTCGATGTCCAACTGCGTGCTGGCCTGGACACGCTGAGGTTGACCGGCGCGAGGCTGGCGGACGCCTGCTCCGTATACGGGGTGCACCTGAACGGTGCCCACGCGGCCCTGGCGGACGCGCGGGCAACCGCGCAACTGCTGGTCGCGCTCGCTGAGCGCTGCGACGGCTTCGACTGTCTACCGGTGGTGCTGCCCACCGGTCTGGCTCTCGGCGGCCGGGTGCTACGTCGCGACCCACGGCCGGGCATCCTGGCGCCGGCTCCCTATCTGGCCCAGCTGACCGCCCAGCTGCACCACCCCGAACGCGACGCCAAGGTGGCCGCCTACCTGGACCTGCTGGACCGGGCGATGGCCGACCTACACCTCGACGGAGATGAACGCCACCAACTGGTCGAGCTCGCCCGGGAGCTTGGGCTTAACGCCGGCGAGACCGACCGGGCGCACCGCCGCTGGCTCGGCGAGCTGATCGAGACGGCCTGCTCGGACGGCGAAGTGACCCTCGCGCAGTACGACGAGCTGTGCCGGGCCGCGCACGCGCTCGGAATCGATCAGGCGCTGGTCGACGCGCGCACCGCGACGTTCCGCACCAGCGACCGTGAAGTAAGTCTGCAGCCGGGGACGACGGTGTGCTTCACCGGCGTGGCGATCGACGACGACGGCGCAGAGCTCTCCCGCGAACTGTTGGTCGCTCACGCTCGGCGTCTGGGTCTCGACCCGGTCGACTCCGTGACCAAATCGCGCTGCCAGCTGCTGGTGGCGGCCGACACCGCATCACGGTCGGGCAAGGCAGGTAAGGCCCGCCGGTTCGAGATTCCAATCGTCGCAGCTCGCGACTTCCTGGCAGGGACGCCGGGCGGGCAGGTGCCGGCAGTGGCGACCGGCGTGTCGCTGCGCGAGACGCTGATCTGTCAGGAGTGCGAACGGGCTTGGACCCGGCCGGTCCAGCGAGGCAGGAAGCTCGAGCGCTGCCCCGACTGCAATCCTGCGCGCGTGTCGGACCGACCCGCCTGGCCCTCTGGGCCGGTTGCGGTGCCCCAGTCGGCCGCTCCACCCGTAACAGCACCGAAGGCGACCGCCGCGAACGTCTTGCATCCAGGGCCCGTGCCGGTCTCGGCCGCCCCGAACACCCGGCCTCCCGCCCTGCCGCCGGTGCCGCCGGTGCCGCCGGTGCCAACGGTGCCTGCAACTGCAGGTGTGGCGCCTTCACCGACACGATCGGCCGACGAGCCGATCTCGGGCGCGTCGCTGGTGGTCACCGTCGATGAGGACACCGGCGTGGAGACGCTGCGGTGCTCGGCATGCGGGGTGCATTGGCAGCGCCAACGGGTGAGGGGCCGCAAGCCGCACACTTGCTTCGACTGCCGGTAG
- a CDS encoding IS3 family transposase (programmed frameshift), which produces MSTIGPSGTPNSRRYSPEEKAQAVRMVQALRTELGATQGTVARVAKQLGYGVESVRQWVKQAEIDGGERPGTTSSDAERLRQLEQENRELKRANAILRSASGFLRGGARPPTEVMVAYIDAHKDEFGVEPICQQLPIAPSTYYAAKSREPSARMLRDAVLMPLLLTLWTANYEVYGIRKMWKALQRAGEAVGRDQVARLMRELGIQGARRGKRIRTTRPDASAARHPDLVDRQFIAERPNLLWVTDLTVVPTWGGAVYVCFITDAFSRMIVGWRGATHMRTDMVLDALEMARWKRNSQLEGLVCHSDAGSQFTSIRYGERLAELGAVPSIGSVGDSYDNALAEAVNSLYKTELIRRKGPWRNVDDVELATLGWVHWFNHERLHSTLGDIPPVEFETATYSQRAETSHPVGIQ; this is translated from the exons ATGAGCACGATCGGTCCGTCGGGGACGCCGAACTCGCGTCGGTACAGCCCTGAGGAGAAGGCCCAGGCGGTGCGGATGGTCCAGGCGTTGCGTACCGAGCTCGGGGCTACCCAGGGAACGGTCGCCCGGGTCGCCAAGCAGCTGGGCTACGGGGTGGAGTCGGTGCGCCAGTGGGTCAAGCAGGCCGAGATCGACGGCGGTGAGCGGCCCGGCACCACGAGCAGCGATGCGGAGCGGTTGCGGCAACTGGAGCAGGAGAACCGGGAGCTGAAGCGCGCCAACGCCATCTTGCGGTCGGCGTCGG GCTTTCTTCGCGGCGGAGCTCGACCGCCCACAGAGGTGATGGTCGCCTACATCGACGCGCACAAGGACGAGTTCGGGGTCGAGCCGATCTGCCAACAGCTGCCGATCGCCCCGTCGACGTACTACGCCGCCAAGTCCCGTGAGCCGTCCGCGAGGATGCTGCGGGATGCGGTGCTGATGCCGCTGCTGTTGACGCTGTGGACCGCGAACTACGAGGTCTACGGGATCCGCAAGATGTGGAAGGCGCTGCAGCGCGCCGGCGAGGCGGTCGGTCGCGACCAGGTCGCCCGGTTGATGCGTGAGCTGGGGATCCAGGGCGCCCGTCGGGGCAAACGCATCCGGACCACCCGACCGGACGCCTCCGCGGCACGTCACCCGGATCTCGTGGACCGGCAGTTCATCGCCGAGCGGCCGAACCTGCTGTGGGTCACCGACCTGACCGTGGTGCCGACCTGGGGCGGTGCGGTCTACGTGTGCTTCATCACCGACGCGTTCTCGCGGATGATCGTCGGCTGGCGGGGGGCGACCCACATGCGCACCGACATGGTTCTCGACGCGCTCGAGATGGCCCGATGGAAACGCAACAGCCAGCTCGAAGGACTGGTCTGCCACTCCGATGCCGGCTCGCAGTTCACCTCCATCCGCTACGGCGAGCGGCTCGCCGAGCTCGGCGCCGTCCCCTCCATCGGATCAGTCGGCGACAGCTACGACAACGCCCTGGCAGAAGCCGTCAACAGCCTCTACAAGACCGAGCTGATCCGCCGAAAGGGACCATGGCGCAACGTCGACGACGTCGAGCTCGCCACCCTCGGCTGGGTCCACTGGTTCAACCACGAACGGCTGCACTCCACCCTGGGTGACATCCCTCCCGTGGAGTTCGAGACCGCCACCTACAGTCAGCGAGCGGAGACCAGCCACCCGGTTGGAATCCAATGA
- a CDS encoding DUF6197 family protein, translated as MGVAAEAATVLQSDMVQFVPALAAEGASAWTLRDALIAACGCDRRAGPMAYWEWQELHATLRRTREVVARHAGVPLGVNVEQWANQPSRTLEEVIGALHAVPVADDLPIPPSPSLRPWCDPKVASRCRIPYIPLAALVHAWGDRDRPWSDVARSFELVAAMSSWDLLRAIEPSIRDAAPAEEVADIAWTLRGWKSLVAESAAPSRWLHSVAEDDPTITLTQLWDQASEAVAAQHEQT; from the coding sequence ATGGGTGTTGCTGCTGAGGCGGCGACTGTCTTGCAGTCCGACATGGTGCAGTTCGTGCCGGCGCTCGCTGCCGAGGGAGCATCGGCCTGGACCTTGCGCGATGCGCTCATCGCTGCCTGTGGTTGCGACCGCCGTGCCGGCCCGATGGCCTATTGGGAGTGGCAGGAACTGCATGCGACCTTGCGCAGGACTCGCGAGGTCGTCGCACGCCATGCGGGCGTCCCGCTAGGGGTCAACGTCGAGCAGTGGGCGAACCAACCGTCGCGAACGCTCGAGGAGGTCATCGGTGCCCTCCACGCGGTTCCGGTGGCCGATGACTTGCCGATCCCTCCCTCGCCGTCGTTGCGGCCGTGGTGTGACCCGAAGGTGGCCTCCCGTTGCCGAATCCCCTACATCCCCCTGGCCGCCCTTGTGCACGCGTGGGGGGACCGCGATCGACCATGGTCCGACGTGGCGAGGTCCTTTGAGTTGGTCGCAGCGATGTCGTCATGGGATCTGCTGCGCGCGATCGAACCCTCGATTCGCGATGCAGCGCCGGCGGAGGAGGTCGCAGACATCGCATGGACCCTCCGGGGGTGGAAGAGCCTCGTGGCTGAGTCGGCGGCACCATCGCGATGGCTGCACTCAGTCGCTGAAGACGACCCCACCATCACCTTGACACAACTGTGGGACCAGGCCTCCGAGGCCGTGGCCGCGCAGCACGAGCAGACTTGA
- a CDS encoding LEM-3-like GIY-YIG domain-containing protein: MLSGAQQGADLTGFPAGVIDKLGFYVYRLVDPRTGNTFYVGKGKGNRVFEHAHGNVSAEEFGDEQLEPKLGLIRDIQLAGLTTSHVIHRHGLDEATAFEVEAALMDAYPGLTNIQGGHGSSERGTMHVKEIIDMHQRRTADFADEPVLVIKIQKSLEEGKSLYDAVRVAWKLNPANAEKAAWVAAASKGVILDVYEPNQWLPASDPEFDGLIETEIDQDRYGFVGTLAPDKVRSRWKGKALPPELTRRGAASPVRYVNIH, from the coding sequence GTGTTAAGCGGCGCACAGCAGGGCGCGGACCTGACCGGGTTCCCGGCAGGCGTGATCGACAAGCTCGGCTTCTACGTCTACCGGCTCGTCGACCCCAGGACCGGGAACACGTTCTACGTCGGCAAGGGCAAGGGCAACCGGGTCTTCGAGCACGCCCACGGCAACGTGTCGGCGGAGGAGTTCGGTGACGAGCAACTCGAACCGAAGCTCGGTCTCATCCGTGACATCCAGCTCGCCGGGCTGACGACGTCCCACGTCATCCACCGCCACGGACTCGATGAGGCGACCGCGTTCGAGGTCGAAGCTGCCCTCATGGACGCCTACCCGGGACTGACCAACATCCAGGGAGGCCACGGGAGTTCCGAGCGCGGGACCATGCACGTCAAAGAGATCATCGACATGCACCAGCGCCGGACCGCCGACTTCGCGGACGAACCCGTCCTCGTCATCAAGATCCAGAAGTCCCTGGAAGAAGGCAAGAGTCTCTACGACGCTGTCCGCGTCGCGTGGAAGCTCAACCCGGCCAACGCCGAGAAGGCGGCCTGGGTCGCTGCAGCGAGCAAGGGCGTCATCCTGGACGTCTACGAACCCAACCAGTGGCTCCCAGCCAGCGACCCGGAGTTCGACGGCCTCATCGAGACCGAGATCGACCAGGACCGCTACGGGTTCGTCGGCACGCTCGCCCCGGACAAGGTCCGTTCACGGTGGAAGGGAAAGGCCTTGCCGCCGGAGTTGACACGGCGCGGAGCCGCCTCGCCGGTCCGCTACGTCAACATCCACTAA
- a CDS encoding sensor histidine kinase, whose translation MLLAVGHDLRTPLATLQAAVEALQDGLAADPDRYLRAMATHLKLLRGMVDDLLVLTGLEAGEVRPEHIPLYLAAGAAEVLTPVAARQQVTIELETKGAAPVHGDAMALDRVLRNLLDNAVRHAPPGRTITLQLATDSGAGGVRVHDDGPGFPTAFVERAFDRFSRADEARERDGGGAGLGLAIARELIEAHGGNIWIEPGPGATVAFRVPTASAHQRTWSAGSRSRAIRPGAT comes from the coding sequence TTGCTCCTCGCCGTCGGCCACGATCTGCGGACGCCGCTCGCGACCCTCCAGGCGGCGGTCGAGGCGCTGCAGGACGGTTTGGCCGCGGACCCCGACCGCTACCTGCGAGCCATGGCGACCCACCTGAAGCTGCTGCGCGGCATGGTCGACGACCTCCTCGTGCTCACCGGCCTCGAAGCCGGTGAGGTGCGGCCCGAGCACATCCCGCTGTATCTGGCCGCCGGTGCGGCCGAGGTCCTGACTCCCGTCGCCGCTCGACAGCAGGTGACGATCGAGCTCGAGACGAAGGGGGCCGCCCCGGTGCACGGCGATGCCATGGCGCTCGACCGGGTCCTGCGCAACCTGCTCGACAACGCCGTGCGGCACGCCCCTCCGGGCCGCACGATCACGCTCCAGCTCGCGACGGACAGCGGTGCCGGCGGGGTGCGCGTCCACGACGACGGGCCAGGGTTCCCCACGGCGTTCGTCGAACGCGCCTTCGACCGGTTCTCACGAGCGGACGAAGCCCGCGAGCGCGACGGCGGCGGGGCCGGCCTCGGCCTGGCGATCGCCCGCGAGCTGATCGAGGCCCACGGAGGCAACATCTGGATCGAGCCGGGACCCGGAGCCACGGTCGCCTTCCGGGTACCCACCGCTTCCGCTCACCAACGGACGTGGTCCGCAGGATCGCGGTCGCGGGCGATCAGGCCCGGCGCGACGTGA
- a CDS encoding helix-turn-helix domain-containing protein, which produces MEIASVLREARQRAGLSQRALAEVAGTSQPAIARYESGAAVPSLPTLQRLLEQLDVTITFEPRRTSVALRGPVGRRVQERREALNEVLERNGARRPRIFGSTARGTDGPDSDLDLLVELERPTPVKLARLERELSAAFGGPVDVAVPQTLRPDVRDEAEREGVLL; this is translated from the coding sequence ATGGAGATCGCTTCGGTCCTGCGCGAGGCGCGGCAGAGAGCCGGCCTCTCGCAACGCGCACTGGCGGAAGTGGCTGGTACCTCCCAACCGGCCATCGCTCGGTACGAGAGTGGCGCTGCGGTTCCGTCGTTGCCGACGCTGCAGCGCCTCCTCGAGCAGCTCGACGTCACGATCACGTTCGAGCCCCGGCGCACGTCCGTGGCGTTGCGAGGGCCCGTCGGACGCCGGGTGCAGGAACGTCGCGAGGCGCTCAACGAGGTCCTCGAGCGGAACGGGGCTCGACGCCCGCGGATCTTCGGCTCGACCGCACGAGGAACCGACGGGCCGGATTCAGACCTCGATCTGCTCGTCGAGCTCGAACGTCCGACGCCGGTGAAGCTGGCGAGGCTGGAGCGCGAGCTGTCGGCGGCGTTCGGCGGTCCCGTGGACGTCGCCGTCCCCCAGACGCTGCGACCCGATGTCCGCGACGAGGCTGAACGGGAAGGAGTACTTCTGTGA
- a CDS encoding tyrosine-type recombinase/integrase: protein MVYNGSKHLRGAAERVDDLLVRLSTGQLETDATLGEFFDQWLEARQTQLATSTWHSYRRVYTLYIRPHLAELTMREVTVTTVSTWMAMLLSSGGARGQPLAAATVRYARLLLHKAFEDAVRSGALMVNPVSRTENPYRDINGVRVRYPPASWTVEELRVFLDRVDRHQHGPLFTLAAMTGMRRGEALALTWSDIDIDRSELVISRNLTEVDGAPVLGTTKNGKTRRIALGTRALDALHDERDRQASARARAGTRWRNEPDFVFTRPTGDFVRPTVASDAFRTFVGRLPVRRIRFHDLRHTHAILLLHAGTPVVDVSHRLGHADPGVTLKLYAQALHDPGHALAEKFDRLLDNRMWATTEDGKRPADSRRVLPRPQSDFPPPASSEPVDRTR from the coding sequence ATGGTCTACAACGGCTCGAAACACCTCCGGGGGGCCGCAGAACGAGTCGACGACTTGCTCGTTCGGCTCAGTACGGGACAGCTCGAGACCGACGCGACCCTCGGTGAGTTCTTCGACCAGTGGCTCGAGGCCCGCCAGACCCAGCTCGCAACGTCGACCTGGCACAGCTACCGCCGCGTCTACACCCTCTACATCCGGCCGCACCTTGCCGAACTGACGATGCGGGAAGTCACGGTCACCACGGTTTCGACCTGGATGGCGATGTTGCTCAGCAGCGGCGGAGCGCGTGGACAACCCCTCGCTGCGGCGACCGTCCGCTACGCACGGCTGCTCCTCCACAAGGCGTTCGAGGACGCGGTCCGCTCTGGCGCCCTCATGGTCAATCCGGTGTCGCGCACCGAGAACCCGTACCGCGACATCAACGGCGTGCGGGTCCGCTACCCGCCCGCATCCTGGACCGTGGAAGAGCTCCGCGTGTTCCTCGACCGAGTGGACCGCCATCAGCACGGGCCGCTGTTCACGCTCGCGGCGATGACGGGCATGCGCCGAGGTGAGGCCCTCGCGCTCACCTGGAGCGACATCGACATCGACCGGTCAGAGCTGGTGATCAGCCGCAACCTGACAGAGGTCGATGGTGCACCCGTGCTCGGCACCACGAAGAACGGCAAGACCCGGCGCATAGCGCTCGGGACACGAGCACTCGATGCTCTCCACGATGAGCGCGATCGGCAAGCCTCAGCCCGCGCCCGCGCCGGGACACGGTGGCGCAACGAGCCGGACTTCGTGTTCACCAGACCGACGGGTGACTTCGTGCGCCCCACGGTGGCGTCAGACGCGTTTCGGACCTTCGTCGGCCGACTCCCTGTCCGACGAATCCGTTTCCACGATCTGCGACACACGCACGCAATCCTGCTTCTGCATGCAGGCACACCAGTGGTCGATGTCAGCCACCGGCTCGGGCACGCCGACCCCGGCGTCACCCTCAAGCTGTACGCACAAGCACTTCACGATCCCGGCCACGCTTTGGCCGAGAAGTTCGATCGATTGCTCGACAATCGAATGTGGGCTACCACCGAAGACGGAAAGCGTCCCGCCGATAGCCGACGTGTTCTCCCACGACCGCAGAGCGACTTCCCACCACCAGCTAGTTCGGAACCGGTCGATCGAACCCGGTAG